One stretch of Candidatus Nitrosotenuis cloacae DNA includes these proteins:
- the sufB gene encoding Fe-S cluster assembly protein SufB codes for MAQENLNMDYSKYDFKESTEMYVHLSKKGLSKEVIVEISRLKNEPQWMLDFRLRSFEVFMKKPMPNWGADLSSIDFQNIYYYAKASEKTEKNWDDVPAEVKRTFDKLGIPEAEKKFLAGVGAQYESEVVYHNLREDLAKQGVLFLDTDTALKEHPEIFKKYFGKIIPPEDNKFAALNSAVWSGGSFIYIPPGVKVDMPLQAYFRINAENIGQFERTLIIADEGSEIHYIEGCTAPVYSSESLHSAVVELVAHKDAKLRYTTIQNWSSDVYNLVTKRAYAYQGAKVEWIDGNIGSKITMKYPGIYLLEPKAHGETLSIAFAGKGQHQDTGAKMVHLAPDTTSRITSKSVSRLNGRTTYRGLLHVAKGATNVKSSVRCDALLLDDTSKTDTYPYMEINQEDATVTHEATVGKIGDEQIFYLMTRGFSEEEALTLIVNGFMEPFTKELPMEYAVELNRLIKLEMDDSVG; via the coding sequence ATGGCGCAAGAAAATCTCAACATGGATTATTCAAAATATGATTTCAAAGAATCCACCGAGATGTATGTGCACTTATCAAAAAAAGGATTATCAAAAGAAGTAATTGTAGAAATTTCACGATTAAAAAACGAACCGCAATGGATGCTTGATTTCAGACTGAGATCCTTTGAGGTCTTTATGAAAAAGCCAATGCCAAACTGGGGTGCAGACTTGAGCTCTATTGATTTTCAAAACATCTACTATTATGCAAAAGCATCTGAGAAAACCGAGAAGAACTGGGACGATGTTCCAGCAGAGGTAAAGCGTACCTTTGACAAGCTGGGAATTCCAGAGGCAGAAAAGAAATTCCTTGCAGGTGTAGGCGCACAATACGAGTCCGAAGTCGTATATCACAACCTAAGAGAAGATCTAGCAAAGCAAGGCGTACTATTCTTGGACACTGATACTGCACTAAAAGAGCACCCAGAAATATTCAAGAAATATTTTGGTAAAATCATTCCACCAGAAGACAACAAGTTTGCAGCACTAAACTCTGCAGTGTGGAGCGGTGGCTCGTTCATCTACATTCCACCAGGAGTCAAAGTGGACATGCCATTGCAAGCATACTTTAGAATCAACGCAGAAAACATTGGACAATTTGAGAGAACACTAATCATTGCAGATGAAGGCTCAGAAATACATTACATCGAAGGATGCACAGCACCCGTCTACTCATCAGAATCATTGCACTCTGCAGTAGTAGAGTTGGTTGCACACAAGGACGCCAAACTACGATACACAACAATCCAAAACTGGAGCTCCGATGTGTACAATCTAGTTACAAAGCGAGCATATGCATACCAAGGCGCAAAGGTGGAATGGATTGATGGCAACATTGGCAGCAAAATCACAATGAAGTATCCTGGAATTTATCTACTAGAACCAAAGGCACACGGTGAAACCCTTTCAATTGCATTTGCAGGAAAAGGACAGCACCAAGACACTGGAGCAAAGATGGTACACCTAGCACCAGACACCACATCACGCATAACATCAAAATCAGTTAGCAGACTAAATGGCAGAACCACATATCGTGGATTACTCCATGTAGCAAAAGGCGCAACAAACGTAAAGTCCTCAGTTCGATGCGACGCCTTGTTACTAGATGACACATCAAAGACAGACACTTACCCATACATGGAAATTAACCAAGAAGATGCCACAGTCACTCACGAGGCAACTGTAGGAAAAATCGGAGACGAGCAAATCTTCTATTTGATGACTAGGGGATTCTCAGAGGAAGAAGCACTAACACTAATTGTAAACGGATTCATGGAGCCATTCACAAAAGAGCTTCCAATGGAATATGCAGTCGAGCTTAATCGACTCATAAAGCTGGAAATGGACGACTCGGTAGGATAA
- a CDS encoding uroporphyrinogen-III synthase produces the protein MISGKTIAITRSKDDAQEFIDLASKENAIPMPIPTIELVSKGEKIVDEFLSDVQEFRPDYSVFMSSKAVKLLFDVARNGPKYQSLQLAIANTVVMAVGPKTKQALENEGIKVSFMPSKFSSVGVGEQFTKLNAEGKKVIVPRSGASTEFLAKLLQKIGLVVKENHLYDVQAFSDHTQWDAFKESFSQNKIDGIVFTSASSVRGFFEIMSDDFTESDLLKKLNQTQIVAIGPFTADELKKFNAEPKVADVHTVPGAFEAMKNIFSLA, from the coding sequence ATGATCTCAGGCAAAACAATAGCAATCACACGATCAAAGGATGATGCCCAAGAATTCATCGATCTGGCATCAAAGGAAAATGCAATTCCGATGCCGATTCCAACCATAGAACTGGTATCAAAGGGTGAAAAAATAGTTGACGAGTTCCTCAGTGATGTACAGGAATTCCGGCCAGACTATTCCGTCTTTATGAGCTCAAAGGCAGTCAAACTGTTATTTGATGTGGCAAGAAATGGCCCAAAATACCAATCACTCCAGCTTGCAATAGCAAACACCGTGGTAATGGCGGTAGGCCCAAAGACAAAGCAGGCACTAGAAAACGAAGGCATCAAGGTATCTTTTATGCCATCCAAATTTTCATCGGTAGGCGTGGGTGAGCAGTTCACCAAGCTAAACGCAGAGGGCAAAAAGGTAATTGTTCCACGAAGTGGCGCCTCTACAGAGTTTTTGGCAAAACTGTTGCAAAAAATTGGACTGGTAGTAAAAGAGAATCACTTGTATGATGTGCAGGCATTTTCAGATCACACACAATGGGATGCCTTCAAGGAATCGTTTTCACAAAACAAAATAGATGGAATCGTTTTCACATCTGCATCATCAGTGCGTGGATTCTTTGAGATAATGTCAGATGATTTCACAGAATCAGACTTGTTAAAAAAATTAAATCAAACACAAATTGTTGCAATTGGACCGTTCACTGCAGACGAATTAAAAAAATTCAACGCAGAACCCAAGGTGGCCGATGTGCACACTGTCCCTGGTGCATTTGAAGCAATGAAAAATATTTTTTCATTAGCTTAA
- the cobA gene encoding uroporphyrinogen-III C-methyltransferase: protein MTGIVYLVGAGPGDHKLLTIRAVELIKSADVVLYDRLVSKKILAMIPKKTQKLYVGREVGDDYKHQDDTNLQMVKFAKSNKNVVRLKGGDPFIFGRGGEEAEYLKKFKIRFEIIPGITSGIGSAVYSGIPLTHRKYSSSVVFVTGHEDPDKTKNPVQWKKLAKSVETIVIMMGLSRIGIISKQLISGGMSKTTPVAVIQKGTNDDQKILIGNLSNISQKIKDHHITPPSIIIIGNVVKLHKTIMWRK, encoded by the coding sequence ATGACTGGAATTGTATATTTGGTTGGGGCAGGTCCTGGAGACCACAAGTTATTGACGATACGCGCAGTGGAACTAATCAAATCTGCTGACGTGGTATTGTATGATAGACTGGTAAGCAAGAAAATTCTTGCCATGATTCCAAAGAAAACACAAAAGCTTTACGTTGGGCGTGAAGTGGGTGATGACTACAAACATCAAGATGACACTAATCTACAGATGGTCAAGTTTGCAAAATCAAACAAAAATGTCGTGCGACTAAAGGGTGGGGACCCATTCATCTTTGGAAGAGGCGGTGAGGAAGCAGAATATCTAAAAAAATTCAAGATACGGTTTGAGATCATTCCTGGCATAACATCCGGAATCGGTTCTGCAGTTTATTCTGGTATACCGCTGACTCATAGAAAATATTCATCATCTGTGGTGTTTGTGACAGGCCATGAAGATCCTGACAAGACAAAAAACCCAGTACAATGGAAAAAGCTTGCAAAGTCAGTCGAGACAATAGTAATCATGATGGGATTATCCAGAATAGGAATAATATCAAAGCAGTTGATTTCTGGTGGTATGTCCAAGACAACGCCGGTTGCTGTCATACAAAAGGGCACAAACGATGATCAAAAGATCCTAATTGGCAATCTCTCCAACATATCACAAAAAATCAAGGACCATCACATCACACCACCCTCAATTATAATAATAGGAAATGTCGTAAAACTACACAAAACCATAATGTGGAGAAAATGA
- the hemC gene encoding hydroxymethylbilane synthase — protein sequence MKYLIGTRGSQLSVAQTNWVVSELKSENPDSDYEIKTITTKGDTDARPLFTINQKGIFEKEIDKAVAEKQVDFAVHSLKDVPSILPDDLILGCVPSREPYNDIFISKNGDTLETIPEGSTIGTSSLRRVVQVSRKRPDLTVKNIRGNVETRIKKVQDGTFDGIVLAQAGINRLGVNVKHTSLSTIDFPPSPGQGALGIVCRKNDQITISMLKKIEDQNTRLAVESERALSEFVDSGCRFPVGAFAQVNGENLDLTVVAYSIDGKQALIVNKSGPKSNSYQIGKEAADELQRKGVNDLAKDWRAKLDEWNKT from the coding sequence ATGAAATACCTGATAGGCACTAGGGGGAGTCAGCTATCTGTAGCACAAACAAATTGGGTAGTTTCTGAGCTAAAAAGCGAAAATCCAGACTCTGATTATGAAATCAAAACCATCACAACAAAGGGCGACACCGATGCGCGACCCTTATTCACAATAAACCAAAAGGGAATATTTGAGAAGGAAATCGACAAAGCAGTTGCAGAAAAACAAGTAGACTTTGCAGTGCACAGCCTCAAGGATGTACCATCCATCCTACCTGATGATCTCATACTTGGATGTGTACCATCGCGCGAGCCATACAATGACATCTTTATTTCAAAAAACGGAGACACACTTGAAACGATTCCGGAGGGCTCTACAATTGGAACAAGCAGTCTGAGGCGCGTAGTTCAGGTATCGAGGAAAAGGCCAGACCTTACAGTAAAGAACATCCGAGGAAATGTTGAAACCAGAATAAAAAAAGTCCAGGATGGAACATTTGATGGTATTGTATTAGCACAAGCCGGAATAAATCGACTCGGCGTAAATGTAAAGCACACCTCACTGTCTACAATTGATTTTCCGCCATCTCCAGGTCAGGGCGCATTGGGAATAGTGTGCAGAAAAAACGATCAGATCACCATATCAATGCTAAAAAAAATCGAGGACCAAAACACCAGACTTGCAGTAGAGTCAGAGCGTGCATTATCCGAGTTTGTAGATTCTGGGTGCAGATTCCCAGTTGGGGCATTTGCCCAAGTAAATGGCGAGAATCTAGACCTCACAGTCGTTGCCTACTCAATTGATGGCAAACAGGCGTTAATAGTAAACAAGTCAGGCCCAAAATCCAACTCGTACCAAATAGGAAAGGAGGCAGCAGACGAATTACAACGAAAAGGTGTAAATGATCTTGCCAAAGACTGGAGAGCAAAGCTGGACGAGTGGAACAAAACATGA
- the hemL gene encoding glutamate-1-semialdehyde 2,1-aminomutase, translated as MPKSKSLFNSAKKVIPSGVNSPVRFFEPYPFFVKKAQGSQIWDEDGHKYIDYCTGYGAMILGHKHPEVISAVQEQLSIGTLYGAPTALEIELAELIQKSYPSMQKIRLVNTGSEATMTAIRLARGFTKKKKIIKFEGCYHGAHESMLVRAGSGSAGIAVSDGIPNDFTKNTIVVQYNNSEQLDRVISKNKDIAGVIVEPVLGNMGLILPQKNFLKDMRKMTKQADIPLIFDEIITGFRMSLGGAQEYFGIKPDLTTLGKSLSNGFVISAIGGRKEIMDQLAPGGKVYEASTFAGNPISVAAGIASIRTMSTLKNKIYPKIAKQCLTLAKSIHESATKYGISHQVNAIESMFQIFFTDKPVTDYASSKRADGKKFQKLFHHLLKQGVFVAPSQFETGFFSYAHTQSDLEATMHAYDNSLRQVRQ; from the coding sequence TTGCCAAAATCCAAGTCATTATTTAATTCTGCCAAAAAAGTAATCCCGTCCGGTGTTAACAGTCCAGTCAGATTCTTTGAGCCATATCCGTTTTTTGTAAAAAAAGCCCAAGGAAGCCAAATCTGGGACGAAGACGGACACAAGTACATCGATTACTGTACAGGCTATGGCGCAATGATTCTAGGCCACAAGCATCCTGAAGTCATATCTGCAGTGCAAGAACAGCTAAGCATTGGCACATTATATGGTGCACCAACCGCACTTGAAATCGAACTTGCAGAACTAATCCAGAAATCATACCCATCAATGCAAAAGATTCGCCTAGTCAACACCGGATCCGAAGCTACCATGACTGCGATCCGACTGGCAAGAGGATTTACCAAGAAAAAAAAGATAATAAAATTTGAAGGATGCTACCACGGAGCACATGAATCAATGCTGGTCCGAGCAGGCTCTGGCTCGGCAGGAATTGCAGTCTCTGATGGCATACCAAATGATTTTACCAAAAACACAATCGTAGTGCAGTATAACAATTCAGAACAATTAGATCGTGTGATTTCAAAAAACAAGGACATTGCAGGCGTGATAGTAGAACCGGTTCTTGGCAACATGGGCTTGATCCTACCGCAAAAGAATTTTCTCAAAGACATGAGAAAGATGACAAAACAAGCAGACATTCCGCTGATCTTTGATGAAATCATAACTGGATTTAGGATGAGCCTGGGTGGTGCACAAGAATACTTTGGAATCAAACCAGACCTTACAACTCTTGGCAAATCACTATCAAATGGATTTGTAATATCTGCAATAGGTGGCAGAAAAGAGATCATGGACCAGCTTGCACCTGGGGGTAAAGTATACGAGGCAAGCACATTTGCCGGAAATCCGATTTCAGTAGCAGCTGGAATTGCATCCATTAGAACAATGTCTACTCTAAAAAACAAAATCTATCCAAAAATAGCAAAGCAGTGCCTTACTTTGGCAAAATCAATCCATGAATCCGCCACAAAATATGGCATATCCCACCAGGTAAACGCAATAGAATCCATGTTTCAGATTTTCTTTACCGACAAGCCAGTAACAGATTATGCTTCATCCAAGCGAGCGGATGGAAAAAAATTCCAAAAACTATTCCATCATTTGCTAAAGCAAGGAGTCTTTGTTGCGCCATCCCAGTTTGAGACCGGGTTTTTCTCTTACGCACACACGCAATCAGACCTTGAGGCAACCATGCATGCGTATGATAATTCCTTAAGGCAGGTCAGACAATGA
- a CDS encoding HYR domain-containing protein yields the protein MQLKIATLAAFFVFTLIFSQSAMAASYPYVDSFGSQGLVKTGAFTYPQYAAVDESGNIYVTDLGNARVQKFDNDGEFLHSWGSKGTGKSEFHAPAGIAVGGSYVYVTDHELNVIKKFDLNGNFISSWGSTGTEAGKLKLPNGIAVSKDDFVYVVDTANARVQKFDSSGKFVSIIGSSGTGDGKFLTPLGIAVDSDGNIFVADSGNNRIQKFNSNGVFVVSYNAASGGIKISPDGIDVDSSGNIIVADAGGSRIVVLDKDGNTITSFGKAGSGNSQFKLPKDVALDSDGDLFVVDSSNHRIQKFGSKDTQATSTQTTQTKTPQKPIANDLKKPTVNPPKDLYVEASGGLTRVSIGQAIANDESGIKSITSNAPEEFPLGITTVIWTAIDNAGNMGIATQTITVGDSTPPVISGLTDITLEANGAQNTANLGNPTVNDQVGVLSITNDAPETFSLGQTTITWTAVDVAKNEATYTQTVTVIDTKPPKVRAPAAITSEATSLDQNVVALGEPSITDNSELSSITNDAPEFFPLGETTITWTAIDVAGNVGSATQKITIIDTTAPIISKIAELSVEAVSEKQNPVTLVAPNATDIQAITITNDASTFFSLGQTTITWTAKDSSGNNSTTSQIISVIDTSAPDLSIPADIIQEATGKTGNVISLGEPTATDATGVSSISHNGPSDYPFGSTIITWTATDSFGNSISKNQNVTIIDTTKPNISAPSDVTFEATSLDQNIITLGEPKTSDLVEVQSITNDAPEAFKLGQTVITWTVTDSSGNTNSATQLITVSDGTAPVISVPANITSEATGRDGTIISIGKAEATDAIGVETITNDAPESFPLGETIVTWTVTDTVGNTSTATQSITITDTTSPTITTPSDITSEATSSSENAVILSLPIATDSVSDVTITNDAPESFPLGETIVTWTATDEASNSATITQKVTITDTTSPTITAPSDITQEATSKLENTVTLETPSVSDNVGIETITNDAPELFLVGETIITWTATDSSGLSASVEQKINIVDTTKPEIRVFDVTIEATSEDKNSVDFGTIKSNDLVEVVSVTNDAPENFKLGVTTVTWTATDEAGNSATATQTITIQDTTAPTITAPSDIAFEATSTSENKISLGEPTTTDSVSDVTITNDAPESFPLGETIVTWIGVDSSGNSVTTTQKVIVTDTVAPSITAPADITSEAISLDDNVVSLGDAQTSDAVAVASVENDAPESFPLGETVITWIVTDSSGNTNSATQKVTITDTTSPTITAPSDITQEATSKLENTVTLETPSVSDNVGIETITNDAPELFPVGETVVTWTAKDSSGNTESVSQKVTLVDTVPPKFTRLADITVEATSKDNNEVSLTTPTVFDILDITSLDNDAPKQFALGETTVTWTATDEAGNSATASQRIIVEDTTIPTITAPADITQEADSFESNAVSLGKADANDLVEVNTITNDAPEAFKLGETIITWTATDSSGNVATTTQKVTITDTTAPKITPPESLSVEATSASENHISLSLPTAIDAVSEVFITNDAPSVFPLGETIVTWTATDEAENSSHITQTITIVDTTAPSLVIPENVVADALSLKTPVSIGVASTTDLTDDTPQITNDAPSVFPLGETIVTWSVEDRFGNALAKTQTVTVEACGKSESSYNVILGKEDDDILVGTNLADLIISLGGDDIITAEKGNDCVLSGDGDDIIYGNEGNDYINGGDGADIIKGQSGEDILIGLTGIDIIDGGDDSDSCIVSEHDDDILIKCE from the coding sequence ATGCAGCTCAAAATAGCTACCCTAGCAGCGTTTTTTGTTTTTACCTTGATATTTTCCCAGTCTGCAATGGCAGCCAGTTATCCATACGTTGACAGCTTTGGCAGTCAGGGCTTGGTCAAGACCGGGGCATTTACCTATCCACAGTATGCCGCAGTTGATGAATCAGGAAACATCTATGTAACTGATCTTGGAAACGCCCGAGTCCAAAAATTCGACAACGACGGCGAGTTTTTACATTCCTGGGGATCAAAGGGAACCGGCAAGTCAGAATTTCATGCACCAGCGGGAATTGCAGTTGGTGGAAGCTATGTGTATGTTACAGACCATGAGCTAAACGTAATCAAAAAGTTTGATCTAAATGGAAACTTTATCTCGTCTTGGGGAAGTACGGGAACCGAAGCAGGAAAACTAAAGCTACCAAACGGAATAGCAGTATCAAAGGATGACTTTGTCTATGTAGTGGACACGGCAAATGCACGTGTACAAAAATTTGATTCCAGCGGAAAATTTGTCTCAATAATTGGCTCCAGTGGTACAGGTGATGGAAAATTTCTAACCCCGCTTGGAATCGCGGTGGATTCTGATGGAAATATTTTTGTTGCAGATTCTGGAAATAATCGGATACAGAAATTCAACTCAAACGGAGTCTTTGTAGTTTCATATAATGCGGCATCTGGCGGAATCAAAATATCGCCAGACGGGATCGACGTTGATTCCTCAGGAAATATCATTGTGGCTGATGCTGGTGGCAGCAGAATCGTTGTTTTGGATAAAGATGGCAATACCATTACAAGCTTTGGTAAAGCCGGCTCTGGCAATTCACAATTCAAGCTGCCAAAGGATGTGGCACTAGATTCTGATGGTGATTTATTTGTAGTTGATTCCAGCAATCACCGAATCCAAAAGTTTGGCTCTAAGGACACACAAGCCACATCTACACAAACAACACAGACCAAAACGCCACAAAAACCAATAGCCAATGACCTCAAAAAACCAACAGTGAACCCACCAAAGGATCTTTATGTAGAGGCATCAGGCGGCTTGACACGAGTATCAATTGGACAGGCAATAGCAAACGACGAGAGTGGAATCAAGTCCATAACAAGTAATGCCCCAGAAGAATTCCCCCTAGGAATTACTACAGTAATTTGGACTGCAATAGATAATGCCGGAAACATGGGAATTGCAACTCAGACCATTACCGTTGGGGATTCAACACCGCCAGTAATTTCAGGATTAACCGACATCACACTAGAAGCAAACGGTGCTCAAAACACAGCAAACCTTGGAAATCCGACAGTAAATGATCAGGTCGGAGTATTATCCATAACAAACGATGCACCAGAGACATTCTCACTAGGCCAAACTACCATAACCTGGACTGCAGTCGATGTTGCAAAAAACGAGGCAACTTATACCCAGACAGTAACCGTAATTGACACTAAACCGCCAAAGGTTAGAGCACCTGCAGCAATCACATCAGAAGCAACAAGCCTTGATCAAAATGTTGTGGCACTGGGTGAGCCATCAATTACTGATAACAGCGAATTATCATCAATAACAAACGATGCACCAGAGTTTTTCCCACTGGGTGAAACTACCATAACTTGGACTGCAATCGATGTTGCAGGAAATGTTGGTTCCGCAACCCAAAAGATAACCATTATAGACACCACGGCACCAATAATCTCAAAAATTGCCGAGCTAAGTGTGGAGGCAGTATCTGAAAAACAAAACCCAGTAACACTAGTTGCGCCAAATGCAACTGATATCCAAGCCATAACCATCACAAACGATGCATCGACATTTTTCTCACTAGGCCAAACTACCATAACCTGGACTGCAAAAGATTCCTCTGGGAACAATTCCACAACGTCCCAAATCATATCCGTAATTGATACTAGTGCACCTGACTTGAGCATACCTGCAGATATCATACAAGAGGCAACCGGAAAAACAGGAAACGTCATATCGCTAGGTGAGCCAACAGCAACGGATGCAACTGGTGTTTCCTCAATTAGCCACAATGGGCCGTCTGATTATCCATTTGGAAGTACCATCATAACCTGGACTGCAACTGACAGCTTTGGCAATTCAATATCAAAGAACCAAAACGTTACCATAATTGACACCACAAAGCCGAATATATCGGCACCATCAGATGTAACCTTTGAAGCAACGAGTCTTGATCAAAATATCATCACACTGGGTGAACCAAAGACATCTGATCTAGTCGAGGTCCAATCCATAACAAACGATGCTCCAGAAGCATTCAAGCTAGGACAGACTGTCATAACATGGACAGTAACTGATTCGTCTGGCAACACAAACTCGGCAACTCAATTGATCACAGTATCAGATGGTACCGCGCCAGTAATTTCCGTTCCTGCAAATATCACATCAGAGGCAACAGGACGAGATGGCACTATAATATCAATTGGAAAAGCAGAAGCAACCGACGCAATAGGAGTTGAGACCATCACAAACGATGCACCAGAATCATTCCCACTAGGTGAGACAATAGTAACTTGGACCGTAACAGATACGGTAGGAAACACATCAACTGCAACTCAGAGCATTACAATTACCGATACTACTTCACCAACTATAACCACACCGTCTGACATTACATCCGAGGCAACCTCATCGTCTGAGAATGCCGTCATACTATCATTGCCCATTGCAACCGATTCCGTTAGCGATGTTACCATCACAAACGATGCACCAGAATCATTCCCACTAGGTGAGACAATAGTAACCTGGACTGCAACAGACGAAGCAAGCAATTCTGCAACTATAACCCAAAAGGTCACCATCACCGATACCACTTCACCAACCATAACTGCACCATCTGATATCACTCAAGAAGCAACGTCCAAGCTAGAAAATACCGTCACACTAGAGACACCATCTGTTTCAGATAATGTAGGAATTGAGACCATCACAAACGATGCTCCAGAATTATTCCTAGTAGGGGAGACTATCATAACCTGGACTGCGACTGATTCTTCAGGCTTGAGCGCAAGTGTGGAACAAAAAATAAACATTGTTGATACAACCAAGCCAGAGATCCGAGTCTTTGATGTTACGATAGAGGCAACAAGTGAGGACAAAAACTCGGTTGACTTTGGAACCATCAAATCAAACGATCTAGTCGAGGTGGTCTCTGTCACAAACGATGCACCAGAGAATTTCAAATTAGGAGTCACAACCGTTACTTGGACTGCAACAGACGAGGCAGGCAATTCAGCTACTGCAACCCAAACCATAACCATACAGGATACTACGGCACCAACCATAACTGCACCATCTGATATTGCATTTGAGGCTACATCTACTAGTGAAAATAAAATCTCACTTGGAGAACCAACCACAACAGACTCCGTTAGCGATGTTACCATCACAAACGATGCACCAGAATCATTCCCACTAGGTGAGACAATAGTAACTTGGATTGGAGTCGACTCGTCTGGCAATTCCGTAACTACCACTCAAAAAGTCATAGTAACTGATACAGTCGCACCAAGCATTACAGCACCAGCAGACATTACATCCGAGGCAATCTCACTAGATGATAATGTAGTGTCCTTGGGTGATGCACAGACAAGCGATGCAGTAGCGGTAGCATCAGTTGAAAACGATGCTCCCGAATCATTCCCACTAGGTGAGACTGTCATAACTTGGATAGTAACTGATTCGTCTGGCAACACAAACTCGGCAACCCAAAAGGTCACCATCACCGATACCACTTCACCAACCATAACTGCACCATCTGATATCACTCAAGAAGCAACGTCCAAGCTAGAAAATACCGTCACACTAGAGACACCATCTGTTTCAGATAATGTAGGAATTGAGACCATCACAAACGATGCTCCAGAATTATTCCCAGTAGGCGAAACCGTAGTCACCTGGACTGCAAAGGACAGCTCAGGCAACACAGAATCTGTATCTCAAAAGGTAACACTAGTTGATACCGTTCCGCCAAAGTTTACCAGACTGGCAGACATTACAGTAGAGGCAACCAGCAAGGACAACAACGAAGTATCGCTTACAACCCCGACTGTCTTTGATATTTTAGATATCACATCACTGGATAATGATGCACCAAAGCAGTTCGCACTAGGCGAGACCACCGTTACTTGGACTGCAACAGACGAGGCAGGCAATTCGGCTACTGCATCACAGAGAATCATAGTAGAGGACACCACAATTCCAACCATAACTGCACCAGCTGATATCACACAAGAGGCAGATTCCTTTGAGAGCAATGCCGTATCACTTGGAAAAGCAGATGCAAACGATCTAGTGGAAGTTAACACAATCACAAACGACGCCCCAGAAGCATTCAAGCTAGGCGAGACCATCATAACCTGGACCGCAACTGATTCTTCAGGAAACGTAGCGACTACCACTCAAAAGGTCACCATCACCGATACCACTGCACCAAAGATCACACCACCAGAGTCTCTAAGTGTAGAGGCAACTTCTGCATCTGAGAACCACATCTCATTATCGTTGCCCACTGCAATAGATGCAGTAAGCGAGGTCTTTATCACAAACGATGCACCATCCGTCTTCCCACTAGGTGAAACAATAGTAACCTGGACTGCGACAGACGAGGCAGAAAACTCATCTCACATCACACAGACCATTACAATAGTGGACACCACTGCACCATCACTTGTAATTCCAGAAAATGTAGTAGCTGATGCACTATCGCTCAAGACGCCTGTATCAATTGGTGTAGCAAGTACAACTGATCTCACAGATGATACTCCACAAATAACAAACGATGCGCCATCCGTCTTCCCACTAGGTGAAACTATCGTAACATGGAGTGTTGAGGACAGATTTGGCAATGCACTCGCCAAGACCCAAACCGTAACCGTTGAGGCATGCGGCAAGTCCGAATCATCATACAATGTAATATTGGGCAAAGAGGATGACGATATCCTAGTTGGAACGAACCTGGCTGATCTGATAATCAGCCTTGGAGGCGATGACATCATCACAGCAGAGAAAGGAAACGATTGTGTACTATCTGGCGACGGTGATGACATTATCTATGGAAACGAAGGAAATGACTACATTAATGGTGGAGATGGAGCAGACATCATAAAGGGACAGTCTGGCGAGGACATTCTAATCGGTTTGACTGGAATTGATATAATTGATGGTGGCGATGACTCTGATTCCTGCATAGTGTCAGAACATGACGATGACATTCTGATAAAATGTGAATAG